One window from the genome of Streptomyces sp. NBC_01476 encodes:
- a CDS encoding amino acid adenylation domain-containing protein, whose translation MSDPQTAYDRFARSADLYPDAGALEVDKDRLTYRELRDLAERITARLITAAGGAPPRRVGLLASRSVTAYAGYLAILRAGATVVPLNPEHPPARTAAIVESAGLEVILADAAGDGAGLGVPVVTAGPDEVAALAKEPAPDLPYRQAGPDDVAYIIFTSGSTGSPKGVPILHRNISAYLDQVAPRYGIGPGSRLSQTFELTFDGSVHDLFVAWAGGGTLVVPMRGQLLSPVRTINNLRLTHWFSVPSLISFASRLGTLTPGCMPTLRWSVFGGEPLTLAAAREWRAAAPASRLEVLYGPTELTISCTAYRLPDDPDTWPETPNGTAPIGNCYPGMDFLLLDENGLPGDSGELLVRGPLRFPGYQDPGNNAGRFLTPDHQPFAEGPVTDRHWYRTGDRVAMRDGCLVHLGRTDHQVKLRGHRIELGEIEAVLRQQPGVREAVVLAVPTSDGEPELAAAVSGTGCTPDRLYAVLGDRLPLYMLPRRITVLDQLPLNPNGKIDRLALLTELGSR comes from the coding sequence ATGAGCGACCCGCAGACCGCGTACGACAGGTTCGCCCGCTCGGCGGACCTGTACCCGGACGCCGGCGCCCTGGAGGTGGACAAGGACCGGCTGACCTACCGCGAACTGCGGGACCTGGCCGAGCGGATCACCGCCCGGCTGATCACGGCGGCCGGCGGCGCCCCGCCGCGCCGGGTCGGGCTGCTGGCAAGCCGCTCGGTGACCGCGTACGCCGGCTATCTGGCGATCCTGCGCGCGGGCGCCACCGTCGTGCCGCTCAACCCCGAGCACCCGCCGGCCCGTACGGCCGCCATCGTGGAATCCGCCGGTCTTGAGGTGATCCTGGCCGACGCCGCCGGGGACGGCGCGGGGCTCGGGGTGCCGGTGGTCACCGCAGGTCCCGACGAGGTGGCCGCCCTGGCGAAGGAGCCTGCGCCCGACCTGCCCTACCGGCAGGCAGGCCCGGACGACGTGGCGTACATCATCTTCACGTCCGGCTCGACCGGCTCCCCCAAGGGCGTGCCGATCCTGCACCGCAACATCTCCGCCTACCTCGACCAGGTCGCCCCCCGGTACGGCATCGGGCCGGGCAGCAGGCTCTCGCAGACCTTCGAGCTGACCTTCGACGGCTCGGTGCACGACCTGTTCGTCGCCTGGGCCGGCGGCGGCACGCTGGTGGTGCCGATGCGCGGGCAACTGCTGTCGCCGGTGCGGACGATCAACAATCTGCGGCTCACCCACTGGTTCTCGGTACCGTCGCTGATCTCCTTCGCCTCCCGTCTCGGCACGCTCACCCCCGGCTGCATGCCCACGCTGCGGTGGAGCGTCTTCGGCGGCGAACCGCTGACCCTGGCGGCGGCCCGGGAGTGGCGCGCCGCGGCTCCGGCGAGCCGGCTTGAGGTCCTCTACGGCCCGACCGAACTCACCATCTCCTGCACCGCCTACCGGCTGCCGGACGACCCGGACACCTGGCCCGAGACCCCCAACGGCACCGCGCCGATCGGGAATTGCTACCCCGGCATGGACTTCCTGCTGCTGGACGAGAACGGCCTCCCCGGCGACAGCGGCGAACTGCTCGTCCGCGGCCCGCTGCGCTTCCCCGGCTACCAGGACCCGGGGAACAACGCGGGCCGCTTTCTGACGCCCGATCACCAGCCGTTCGCCGAGGGGCCGGTGACCGACCGGCACTGGTACCGCACCGGCGACCGGGTGGCGATGCGGGACGGCTGTCTTGTCCACCTGGGACGCACCGACCACCAGGTGAAACTGCGCGGCCACCGCATCGAACTCGGCGAGATCGAGGCGGTGCTGCGGCAGCAGCCCGGCGTACGCGAGGCGGTCGTCCTCGCAGTGCCGACCTCCGACGGTGAGCCGGAGCTGGCGGCGGCGGTCAGCGGCACCGGCTGCACCCCGGACCGGCTCTACGCGGTGCTGGGCGACCGGCTGCCCCTTTATATGCTGCCCCGCCGGATCACCGTCCTCGACCAGCTGCCGCTCAACCCCAACGGCAAGATCGACCGCCT
- a CDS encoding beta-ketoacyl synthase N-terminal-like domain-containing protein, with the protein MIGPNMDHRSVAVVGMACRLPDASDTDELWTLLRDGVDATSETPPERYDVDILHSADPGPGRIASRRAGYLGDIAGFDAEFFGMSSTEAVELDPQQRLLLMTAWEALEDAGQRPDLLEGSRTGVFVGNGRADYLELALRQGLEGAGAAQLNNFRSLIPARLSHVFDFRGPSVVVDTACSSSLVAVHQAVQSLRAGETPLALAAGVNITLRPDEGVVMTQAGSMAADGRSKFGAADADGHAPSDAVGVVVLKRLADAIADGDRIRAVIQGSAVGNDGRSSDTVLNPSLAGQLSVLRWAYEDAGVDPADVDYVEAHGSGSPALDPLELAALGTVLGAGRPADRPLLVGSVKTNIGHAEAAGGMAGLIKAVLCLEHHQVPGSLHLGTPNPRVAWDELPLVVPGKLQDLPELDRPAVAGISGQGSSALNAHVVIRQADTAVPVPGPAAEPEPDGTRYVLVLSARSPAALEALARSYAEYLGPGGQGAGYALRDICFSAATRRQHHQHRLAVIGTSHEEMAAALTGGAGVSGVPLSGVADGYRRGDDLDWETVFGEPGRFVPLPRYPWQTKRYWPGEEHAADGTDLAAWMLREHARTGFDDGSTLAEIGIDSLAKLRILVELAKESGEEVDPEEFGALRTVGELRAWTRSLGAGAR; encoded by the coding sequence ATGATCGGGCCGAACATGGACCATCGGTCGGTAGCAGTGGTCGGCATGGCCTGCCGCCTCCCCGACGCCTCGGACACCGACGAACTCTGGACCCTGCTACGGGACGGCGTGGACGCCACGAGCGAGACGCCGCCCGAACGCTATGACGTGGACATCCTGCACTCCGCCGACCCCGGGCCGGGGCGGATAGCCAGCCGGCGCGCCGGTTATCTCGGTGACATCGCCGGCTTCGACGCCGAATTCTTCGGAATGTCCTCCACCGAGGCGGTCGAACTCGACCCGCAGCAGCGGCTGTTGCTGATGACCGCCTGGGAGGCGCTGGAGGACGCCGGGCAGCGCCCCGACCTGCTGGAGGGGAGCAGGACCGGGGTCTTCGTCGGCAACGGCCGCGCCGACTACCTCGAACTCGCCCTCCGGCAGGGCCTGGAGGGCGCCGGCGCCGCCCAGCTGAACAACTTCCGCTCACTGATACCCGCCCGGCTCTCCCATGTCTTCGACTTCCGCGGCCCGAGCGTCGTGGTGGACACCGCCTGCTCCTCCTCGCTGGTGGCGGTCCACCAGGCGGTGCAGAGCCTGCGGGCCGGCGAGACGCCGCTGGCGCTGGCCGCCGGAGTGAACATCACCCTGCGCCCGGACGAGGGCGTCGTGATGACCCAGGCCGGCAGCATGGCGGCAGACGGGCGCAGCAAGTTCGGCGCCGCGGACGCCGACGGCCACGCGCCGAGCGACGCGGTGGGGGTCGTCGTCCTGAAACGGCTCGCGGACGCGATCGCCGACGGCGACCGGATCCGCGCGGTCATCCAGGGCAGCGCCGTCGGCAACGACGGCCGCAGCAGCGACACCGTCCTCAACCCGTCGCTGGCCGGGCAGCTCTCCGTGCTGCGCTGGGCCTACGAGGACGCCGGCGTGGACCCCGCCGACGTCGACTACGTCGAGGCGCACGGCTCGGGCTCACCCGCCCTCGACCCGCTCGAACTCGCCGCGCTCGGCACGGTGCTGGGCGCCGGCCGGCCGGCGGACCGGCCGCTGCTGGTCGGCTCGGTCAAGACCAACATCGGGCACGCGGAGGCGGCCGGCGGCATGGCCGGGCTGATCAAGGCGGTGCTCTGCCTCGAACACCACCAGGTCCCCGGCAGCCTCCACCTGGGCACCCCCAACCCGCGGGTCGCCTGGGACGAACTCCCCCTGGTGGTACCGGGCAAGCTCCAGGACCTGCCGGAGCTGGACCGGCCGGCCGTCGCCGGGATCTCCGGGCAGGGCTCCTCGGCCCTCAACGCCCATGTGGTGATCCGGCAGGCCGACACCGCCGTACCCGTCCCCGGACCGGCCGCGGAACCGGAGCCGGACGGGACCCGGTACGTACTGGTGCTCTCCGCCCGCAGCCCCGCGGCACTGGAGGCGCTGGCCAGGTCGTACGCCGAGTACCTCGGACCCGGCGGGCAGGGCGCAGGGTACGCGCTGCGCGACATCTGCTTCAGCGCGGCCACCCGCCGCCAGCACCACCAGCACCGGCTGGCCGTCATCGGCACCAGCCACGAGGAGATGGCGGCGGCGCTCACCGGCGGCGCGGGCGTGAGCGGAGTGCCCCTGTCGGGCGTGGCCGACGGCTACCGCAGGGGCGACGACCTGGACTGGGAGACCGTGTTCGGGGAACCCGGCCGCTTCGTGCCGCTGCCCCGCTACCCGTGGCAGACCAAGCGCTACTGGCCGGGTGAGGAGCACGCCGCGGACGGTACGGACCTGGCCGCCTGGATGCTGCGCGAGCACGCGCGGACCGGCTTCGACGACGGCTCGACGCTCGCCGAGATCGGCATCGACTCGCTGGCGAAATTGCGGATACTCGTCGAACTCGCCAAGGAGTCCGGCGAGGAGGTCGATCCGGAGGAGTTCGGCGCGTTGCGCACGGTCGGCGAACTGCGGGCGTGGACGCGGTCGCTGGGGGCCGGAGCCCGATGA